From the genome of Alicyclobacillus sp. SO9:
ACTAGGTGCCACAGCGCAAACTTTTTTTAAAAACGCTGCCTTTTCTAATCGGTGCGGGTGCACTTTTTGTTGCAGTAGCCGATACATTTAGTCAGCCCCAAGCTGCTCCTGTCAAAAGCCATTACAGTGTACAATTTTCAATTCGTCAGCCGCAAGCTAAAGGTGCCACATCTGGACAGACTGTGCAAACCTCTATTGAACTGCATATTAGGAAATGGGATCCAAACTATGACAAGACACGTTACCAAGTATTCCTTATTTTTACTTCTGTAAGTACAAATGTCATGGACGTTTATGACAATTCATCTGGTAAGTTTGTGTTCGGAGGGTGGTACAACTTTGGCGACATCAACAGAATCCTGAAACAGCACAAACTGAGTCCTGTACCAAACAATGAAGGCGAACATACGTGGCTCTATGTATCTTCACAAGCGCCCTTCTCCAGCCGTATCATTGCCACAACGCGAACAGTCCCCCAGGCAACGAATTGGAGAATTGCTGTCATTGCGGAACAACGACAGAATTCAAACATTTCCATCCTTTGGAGCAAAGTGTATCGCCCGGCGTCGCCATAGCAGGGCTGCAGAATGCTGCGCAGCCCTGCATCAGGCTTACCAGAACCAGAGTCCCCACAACACATAGATAATTAGAAACGAAACAGCCCAGCGACCCCAGGCACCGTAGCCGTAGGCTCCGCCGTATCCTCCTCCAGGATATCCGCCGCGACCGTAGCCGCCCCATGCCAATGCAACATCCAACTTTCGCTCGTCAGCGTCGTCCAGTGCCAAATCAACCGGGATATACTGTTTGGGACTCTTAATGATTGCTTTGGTTGCGGTAACTCGCTCAATAACACCGCGGTGAACTCCATACGGAGTTCGCAACTGGACCCATTTACCAATATGCCTTTCGCATTCCGCTCTCGTACACATACTGGTACACCCCCTCTTTGCTGACATACACCAGCATATGATTGGGGTCTGCCAATTTCGCGGGATGGACACCCAGGACATCTACCTGTTTCTCTTAATCGTCTACAGAACGGATGGGACACTTGTTATTGGCATATTCGGTCTGGTCTGCAGGCGTTAAAGCGTGACTCTAGAACTGTTCGAGCGTCCAAACAGTTATCGGTCCTGAGACATGCTGTGATTCTTTCTGTAGCAGTGAAGAAGTGGTAAGGTATGGTTACCAGTTAACTGCAATCACAAGAAAGGGGATAACAGCTTGTTTGTTGAAGAATTTAAAGCAGGGCAAACATTCCGGTTGAAACCAGTCTCGCTGACCTCAGAAGATATTAAGACGTTTGCGATGAAATACGACCCCCAACCCATCCACATAGATGAAGAATTTGCGCGGGAGGGACTGTTCCGGGGGATCATTGCTTCAGGGGTACATACACTGAGCGTCATATGGAGCGAATGGATTAAAACAAATCGATTTGGTACAGAAATTATTGGAGGCAAAGGACTTGATTTTGTGCAATGGTCAGCCCCAGTCCGACCGGGTGATATCCTAGATACTACTGTAACTGTCGTTGAGGCAACGCCATTTGATAAAAAACAGCGGGGGCTTCTTGTACTGCGATTTGACGCTGTAAACCAGCATGGAACAAATGTCCTTAGCACCCAAGCACGTGCCTATTTGAAGAGCCGATTATGACAGGCGTTACTGCTAAAGAAGTTACTGCTAAGGAAGTTACTGCTAAGGAAGTTACTGCTAAGGAAGTTACTGCTAAGGAAGTCAGGATAGACGCTACATACAGACACGAAAGAAGGAAAAACGCGGTATGAAAACACTAACAATTTCCAACCAGTACCTCAACCCGGTCTGTCTGCCAGGAATGGGAAGAAGCATTGAACTATCAGGACTAGATGAGTCAGAATTGATAGACATCCGACATGCCTACACATCAGGACAACTGTACATTCAATTCACAGAGGAACCCGACGAGCCACACCGAGTGATTAACTTGTGGGCAAACCCTCATTCACCCCAAATTACATTATTCATTAAATAGCAGGGGTAAACCTCCCTGCACTGTGGCTATCGTTAAGGTATCAATACAATCAATGTAATTAATGCAATTAATGCAGGATTCTCCACAACAAGCCAGGGTCTTTATAAGTTGACTCCGGCATTACTTTGACTAGGTAGCTGTTATTTGGAGTCTTCACAGTAAGTTGACCTGCTGTGACACCTTGGTGTAAGTGTCTGTAGTCGGTCTCTAGTTTGAGCGTTTGTGAAATATGCTCACCCGGAACGACACTGATTGTTAGGCTTTGTTCCGCCACAAGCACAATGCGTTGGCCCCATGGAAAGGTGATGTTCCCAACGCGTTGGCCCTTGCGGACAAGGGTTTTGCTGATTAAGTTTGCCTTAGCTATGTGAAGGAGTTTAGGAGTGACTTTGAAAACCTTCGCCAGTGGCGGTGAAGACCTTTGACCAAGAATGACACTAATTAAAAGTATAGACTTGTGGTTTTGACTCAAACGTTGTGCAGCCGCAAGGTTTCCTCCTGCTTGAGATGTATTTCCTGTTTTAATTCCAACAATTCCGTCCGTCCCCAACAACATATTGTAATTGTATACAGTCCCTGCCACGGGCACACTAGCACTCTTCTGGGACACTATCTCTCTCAAGACCGGAAATGTCATGAACTTTGCGGCCATAAGCCATTGGTCTTGTGCATCACTTATCGTCTTTGGATCCACACCACTCGTATCTGCATAGTGCGTGTGAATCATGCCCCAACTCTCCGCCGTTGAATTCATTTTGGCAACAAACTTGGGCACGCTGCCGCTCACCCACTGTGCTAGTTTCGTTGCAATATTGTCTCCGGACGGTATCAAAAGGGCTTCTAATGCCTGTCGTTCTGTCATTGTTTCCCCATTTTTAATTTGAACAACCGAATCTCCATTCGCGATATCACTGTGTAGAATTTGCACATCCCTCTGATTGAAGTGAATTGACGGACCCGATTGGTTCTTCCCTAAAGGATGAGCTTCGATAACAAGGACTGCCGTCATCATTTTTGTTAGACTTGCAATGGGCGCAGATGCCTGATTGCTGGATTTCATGAATACGCCTCCGAGACTTGGTACGCCCAGCGCATATTCTCCCTCTACAAGGACAGGTTTTGGTTTCTTTTGTTTCCAATCAATCTTCTCTGAATGTACATTTTGCTCTAGAGTGCCAGCGCGAACAGGCAAACTCACTTTAAACGTTGCCAGCAAAATAACAGCCAGCAGTAGCAAAACTAACCATCTTCTCATGTGCCTTATCATTACTCCTGTCTGTTCTTTTCATACCTTGGCTAAGCATATGTCATGTCATAGCATCGCGAGAGTCAAAATCGCATGTCTTGAATCATAGTATACCTATTGCAAAAATGGTACACTAAAATTACACAATCAGTTTCAAAGGTAAACCGTTCCGAAAGGACGGGACACAAAACCACGGGGCTACGGCCGTTGGCTAAGCTCGCCGGGTTGCCGTCAAACGGACGTGGTATGAGTGTATCCTATGACGGATGCACTCTTTTTTCAGTGGCATGCGTGAGAAAGGGGTATAATGGACCAACAATCGTGGTGCATCATCTGTAAAGAGCTCAATTTCAGTAGAAGTATGTCTAGAATATTTTCAACTGGGTATAAACGAATAAGGAAGACTGATTATCCGCTCGGAATATGTAAGCGGTGTAGTGAGAAACAAGCCATAAGAAACACTCGGGCAGATTAAAAGGCAGATTCTCACTTCCATGCAGTGATTGTGTTCGTCATCGACTCTCACGCCAAGCACCTTCACTTTGAAAACCGTACTTTTTCGACTGTAGCGAAAGGGTTGGAAAAAGGGGCTGAAAGGTTGGACCGGCTAAGAGACCTCATCGAACAATCCCGACACTGGGCGTCCGCAAATCGCGGACGTACACTGTTTAAACTCGTCGCCGAGTTTTTTCAGCAAACCTTCGGTCTTGACGCAGGACTGTTTGTCTATAAAAAGCAATTTATCCTTGAAGGCAATACCCCGAATCCTCAGATATATCATCCCTGGGGGCTCAAGTACTCGGCAGCAGAGTTGAGCTCTGTACTTGAAGAAAATGCCTGGATCAAGGAGGTAAATTGCCACTTCCGAGAAGGATGGAGACCCACGCATCAGTTACCAGACCCGTGGAGGTCTGTTTGGTCTGACTCACAAATTGAGTTTGTAGGGTCCTGGCCGCTTATTGTGAAAGGACACATCGCAGGCGATATCGTCGTTGGCCAAAAGTCTCCGTCCGCCAAGACAGACGAAAATCTCATGTCACTGTGCTCTACTTACGTGTCGTTCGTTCTTGAAATGCTGTCATTGCGTCGCATCGCCGAGTTTCACAGCCAACATGAACCCTTGACTGGACTGCTGAATCGACGGGGTTTTGAAGAGCGGTTTCACGAACTGGTCGGCACTAAAATGGTGGATAGTTCATTACTCATTGGTATATTAGATGTCAACAACTTTAAAGCCATTAATGACAACCACGGTCATATCAAAGGGGACGCCGTGCTCCAGGAAGTCGCATCCGTTCTAAAGAAACATATTGGCAGCAATGGCATGTGCGCTCGCTTTGGCGGCGACGAGTTTGTATTTGCTCTACACTCACTCCATGATGATGACAGTGCCGATTGTGTTGCTCGTGAAGTAACTGCCCTGTTTTCTCATAGAGACTACAGTGTCAGTGTTGGTTGTGCAGTATGGAACAAAGATGGAACCGACTGGTCATCATGTTTTAGAATTGCTGACAAGCGACTTTACAAAGGAAAAGCCCTCGACACGACCTAGCAACAACCTAATGACATAACCTTGTTAACACAACGACGGATAAGTCAATAGGGACTCACAAAGGGCTGATAGAGAGGGCTGGTAATGAAGCTTCCACTAAAGGAGAACAGCCAATTACAACGCTATATCGTTTCTTTTTACCGCTGGCTGATGATTATGGTTGTTGGAGGGCTTATTACGATAGTAACAACACATCTGACGGTGCAGAGTCATCACAGCCAAAAACCATATCAGATGTTAACTGTCAAACCGTCGGGCTACTCATGGGCGCAGGTGCGTAAAAGAACTGCCGATGCAGTCGTGAAAATCAAGACGTATACCAACGGGATGGGAGTTCCCGGTACAGATTCTAATGGGACTGGCTGGGTTACAAAAGGCGGCTATATCATAACTTGCTATCACGTGCTGAGCGATAAGCATTATACTATTACTATCTATCCATATCTAAATGGACACAATCTATCTGACAAAGTATGGTACCGAGCGAAAGTGGTTAAGGCAAATGAACGGACAGATCTCGC
Proteins encoded in this window:
- a CDS encoding MaoC/PaaZ C-terminal domain-containing protein codes for the protein MFVEEFKAGQTFRLKPVSLTSEDIKTFAMKYDPQPIHIDEEFAREGLFRGIIASGVHTLSVIWSEWIKTNRFGTEIIGGKGLDFVQWSAPVRPGDILDTTVTVVEATPFDKKQRGLLVLRFDAVNQHGTNVLSTQARAYLKSRL
- a CDS encoding D-alanyl-D-alanine carboxypeptidase family protein — protein: MRRWLVLLLLAVILLATFKVSLPVRAGTLEQNVHSEKIDWKQKKPKPVLVEGEYALGVPSLGGVFMKSSNQASAPIASLTKMMTAVLVIEAHPLGKNQSGPSIHFNQRDVQILHSDIANGDSVVQIKNGETMTERQALEALLIPSGDNIATKLAQWVSGSVPKFVAKMNSTAESWGMIHTHYADTSGVDPKTISDAQDQWLMAAKFMTFPVLREIVSQKSASVPVAGTVYNYNMLLGTDGIVGIKTGNTSQAGGNLAAAQRLSQNHKSILLISVILGQRSSPPLAKVFKVTPKLLHIAKANLISKTLVRKGQRVGNITFPWGQRIVLVAEQSLTISVVPGEHISQTLKLETDYRHLHQGVTAGQLTVKTPNNSYLVKVMPESTYKDPGLLWRILH
- a CDS encoding YgiT-type zinc finger protein gives rise to the protein MDQQSWCIICKELNFSRSMSRIFSTGYKRIRKTDYPLGICKRCSEKQAIRNTRAD
- a CDS encoding GGDEF domain-containing protein; protein product: MDRLRDLIEQSRHWASANRGRTLFKLVAEFFQQTFGLDAGLFVYKKQFILEGNTPNPQIYHPWGLKYSAAELSSVLEENAWIKEVNCHFREGWRPTHQLPDPWRSVWSDSQIEFVGSWPLIVKGHIAGDIVVGQKSPSAKTDENLMSLCSTYVSFVLEMLSLRRIAEFHSQHEPLTGLLNRRGFEERFHELVGTKMVDSSLLIGILDVNNFKAINDNHGHIKGDAVLQEVASVLKKHIGSNGMCARFGGDEFVFALHSLHDDDSADCVAREVTALFSHRDYSVSVGCAVWNKDGTDWSSCFRIADKRLYKGKALDTT
- a CDS encoding trypsin-like peptidase domain-containing protein, with the translated sequence MKLPLKENSQLQRYIVSFYRWLMIMVVGGLITIVTTHLTVQSHHSQKPYQMLTVKPSGYSWAQVRKRTADAVVKIKTYTNGMGVPGTDSNGTGWVTKGGYIITCYHVLSDKHYTITIYPYLNGHNLSDKVWYRAKVVKANERTDLALLKVIGQPSTPFATLSTASGVNAPGSHRLVLGFPRSNSLYSLMTRTGLPHFVSMEPRPPLVYAMNNMDPSQAAGLSGAPVLNHSGRVVGIVDVRQGNNHKTVSMIPVKYLRQWNIH